One Polaribacter reichenbachii genomic window, AACGCAAGGACCCGCTTCGATTACTGTACAAGGAATATTCTTCCCATTTTCGTCGAATAAGCTGGTCATTCCAATTTTTCTACCTATTAACCCAGACATTTAGTTAAAATTTTAGACGATAGATATTTATCCAGCGCGTCTATTATTAATAATTATTTGTTTTGAAACAATTGTTTCACTCTTAATCCATCAAATTCCACTTAAAAAAAAACAGCGCAAACAAATTCAACGCTGATTTTGTTTTTCCGTTTTTCCTTCGCGAAACGCTCTGGACATGTGACTATTATTGATTTTTTACATCAAAAAATAGTGTACCCTACTGTATTTCGGGTTGCAAAAGTATAAAAAACTTTCGGTTTAACAAAATTAAACCGAAAGTTAATATTCTAATACTTAAACTTTAATCTCAACTTCAACACCACTTGGTAACTCAAGCTTCATTAAAGCATCAATAGTTTTCGAAGAAGAACTATAAATGTCTAACAATCTTTTGTAAGCAGCTAATTGAAATTGCTCTCTAGATTTTTTGTTTACGTGTGGAGAACGTAAAACTGTAAAAATCTTTTTATGTGTTGGTAAAGGTATTGGTCCGTTTACAACAGCACCTGTACTTTTTACTGTCTTTACGATTTTCTCAGCAGATTTATCTACTAAATTATAATCGTAAGACTTTAATTTTATTCTAATTTTTTGACTCATCTTATATTATTTAGTCGATTAACCTTTAGATTTTGCGATTACTTCTTCAGATACATTTGAAGGAGTTTCAGCATAATGTGAAAATTCCATTGTAGAAGTTGCTCTACCAGAAGACATAGTTCTTAAAGCAGTAACATAACCGAACATTTCTGATAACGGTACTAATGCTTTTACAACTTTAGACCCATTACGATCACTCATATCGTTAACTTGTCCTCTTCTTCTATTTAAATCTCCAACAATATCTCCCATATTCTCCTCAGGAGTTAAAACTTCTAACTTCATCAAAGGCTCCATAATTTTAGCTTTAGCAGCTTTTGCAGCAGCTTTATAACCTAATTTTGCAGCTAACTCAAAAGATAATTGATCAGAATCCACTGCGTGGAAAGAACCATCTTTTAAAGTTACTTTCATTGAATCCATTTCGTATCCAGCTAAAGGACCATTCTTCATTGCTTCTTTGAATCCTTTCTCTACAGAAGGCACAAATTCTCTAGGAACGTTACCACCTTTAATAATAGACTCAAATTGTAAACCTTGAACACCTTCATCTGCTGGCTCCATTGTAAATACAATATCAGCAAATTTACCACGACCACCAGATTGTTTCTTATAAACTTCTCTATGATCTGCAGCAGCTGTAATAGCTTCTTTATATTCTACTTGAGGTTGACCTTGGTTAACTTCAACTTTAAATTCACGCTTTAAACGATCTACAATTACATCTAAATGTAATTCTCCCATTCCAGAGATAATAGTTTGTCCAGAAGCTTCGTCAGAACGAACTGTAAAAGTAGGATCTTCTTCTGCTAATTTACCTAAACCAATACCTAATCTATCAACATCTGCTTTCGTTTTAGGCTCAACAGCAATACCAATTACTGGATCTGGGAAATCCATAGACTCTAATACAATTGGATGCTTTTCATCAGTTAAAGTATCTCCTGTTTTAATAGATTTAAAACCTACAGCAGCACCAATATCTCCAGCTTCGATATAATCAATTGCATTTTGCTTGTTAGCGTGCATTTGATAAATACGAGAAATACGTTCTTTTTTAGCTGAACGATTGTTTAACACATAAGAACCTGCATCTAAACGACCTGAGTAAGCTCTAAAAAATGCTAAACGGCCTACAAAAGGATCAGTTGCAATTTTAAAAGCTAAAGCAGCAAAAGGCTCCTTTACATCAGGCTTACGTAATTCTTCTAAACCAGTATCAGGATTTGTACCCACAATGCCTTCTTTATCTGTAGGAGATGGTAAATAACGACAAACAGCATCTAATAAGAACTGAACACCTTTATTTTTAAACGCAGACCCACAAATCATAGGAATGATAGCCATATCCATTACAGCAGCTCTAAGTGCGGCATGCACTTCTTCTTCTGTAATTGAATCTTCATCTTCCATAAATTTTTCTAAAAGATTCTCATCATAACTTGCTACTTCTTCAATTAAAAGTGCACGATACTTACGAGCCTCTTCTTTCATATCCTCAGGAATATCGATAACATCGAATGTTGCTCCTTGAGTTTCATCATGCCATACAATAGCACGATTCTTTACTAAATCAATAACACCTTTAAACTCATCTTCGTCACCAATGTTTAAAACGATTGGCACCGCGTTTGATTTTAACATATCTTTTACTTGTTGACAAACACCTAAAAAGTCTGAACCTTGACGATCCATTTTGTTAACAAAACCAATTCTTGGCACTTTATAGTTATCTGCAAGTCTCCAGTTAGTTTCAGATTGTGGCTCTACACCATCAACAGCTGAAAATAAGAAAACTAAACCATCTAATACACGTAAAGATCTATTTACTTCTACAGTAAAATCAACGTGACCAGGAGTATCAATTATATTAAAGTGATATCCTTTAGTATCTGGTGTTTTTGCTCCATTTTCAATTGGAAATTCCCACGTACAAGTTGTAGCAGCAGAAGTAATTGTAATACCTCTTTCTTGCTCTTGCTCCATCCAGTCCATAGTTGCTGCACCATCATGAACTTCTCCAATTTTATGAGAAACACCTGTATAATACAAAATACGTTCTGTAGTTGTAGTTTTACCAGCATCAATATGTGCTGCAATTCCAATATTACGAGTAAATTTTAAATTTCTAGCCATTATTATTAAAATCTAAAGTGTGAGAATGCTTTATTGGCTTCTGCCATTTTATGTGTATCTACTCTTTTCTTAACAGCAGCTCCTTCTTCCTTAGCCGCAGCTAAAATCTCAGCAGCTAAACGCTGTGCCATAGTTTTTTCGTTTCTCTTACGAGTATACAAAATCATCCATTTAATTGCCATAGACACTTTTCTATCTGGTCTAATTTGCATTGGAATTTGAAATGTTGCACCACCTACTCTACGAGATCTTACTTCTACGTGAGGCATTACATTAGATAAACCTTCTTTCCAAATTTCTAAGGCTGTTTTTTCTTCTCCTTCACCTTTTCTTTCTTCTACGATATCCATTGCATCATAAAATACCTTAAACGCTACTGACTTCTTACCACTCCACATCAAGTTATTCACAAAACGCGTTACTAACTGATCATTAAACTTTGGATCTGGTAATAAGACTCTTTTTTTTGCTGCTCTTTTTCTCATGTCTTTACATTAAAAAAGTTACTAATTTTACTTTTTTGGGCGTTTTGCACCATACTTAGACCTACGTTGAGTTCTTCCCTCAACACCTGCTGTATCTAATGCTCCACGTACCACGTGATATTTAACACCTGGTAAATCTTTTACCCTTCCACCTCTAACTAATACTATCGAGTGCTCTTGTAAGTTATGTCCTTCACCTGGAATGTATGCATTTATCTCATTACCATTTGTTAATCTAACTCTAGCAACTTTACGCATTGCTGAATTAGGTTTCTTTGGTGTTGTAGTATAAACACGAGTACAAACTCCACGTCTTTGAGGACAAGACGACAAAGCAGCCGATTTACTCTTCTTAGTTATTTTGGTTCTTCCTTTACGAACTAATTGTTGAATAGTTGGCATACTAAATAATTACTGTTTTTCGTTTATAATTAAACTTTGCTCTTTTTTAAGAGTGCGCAAATGTACGATTAATTTCTAATTATTCAAATATCAGTGAGTTATTTTTTGTTAATCATTTTTTATTCGTAGTTTTTTATGATTTTAAATTACATTTGAATCACATATTTAATTCAGATTGAAAAGAAACCCAACCACATACTTACTAACTATTTTTGCTTTATTATTAGTGAATACAACTTTGGCACAAGATTTATCACTCAAAATTACTTCTCTAAAAAAAAGCGAGCAATCTGTAATTGAAAAAATAGAATATCAAAAAAAACATAATGATTCTGTTTCAATTATTAATGAAGTAAATAGAATTTCTAATTATTTGAAAAACATTGGATACTTCACAAACACTATAGATAGTATCAAAAAAGAAAAATCTAACTATTCTGTTTACATTTCTTTAAAAAACAAAATTACACAAGCTATTTTAAATACATCTCATATTACAGATCTTACATTAAGTAATATTGAAATTATTGATAAAAAAATTTCAATCTCTATAAATGAATTAGAGACTTCACTTTCTAATATTTCTATGAACCTAGAAAAGCAAGGCAAATCCTTTTCGAAAGTTCGATTAAAAGATGTTGTAATAAAAAAAAATATTCTATATGCAGATTTGAATATTTATCAATCTAAAAAAAGAATCATTAACAAAATAATTATTAAAGGGTATGAAGATTTCCCAAAATCATATTTAAAAAATTATTTTAACATAAAACCAAACACTGTTTTTAATCAAAAAAAATAAAACAAATTTCTGACTACTCAAAAAACCTAGATTTTATAGAAGAAATAAAATCGCCTGAAGTATTATTTACAAAAGATTCTACCTTAATATATATGTATCTTAAAAAATTGCAAAATAACAGTTTTGATGGTATTGTAAATTTTGCATCAAAAGAAGATGGTGGTGTTTTATTTAATGGAAACCTAGACCTCAAACTAAATAACATTTTAAACACTGGTGAAAAATTTGAGCTATTTTGGAATCGCATTGGCAATGAGAGAGAAGAATTTACACTTAGTTCAGAAACACCTTATATTTTCAATTCTAAATTTACACCATTTGTATCATTATCAATTTACAAACAAGATTCAACTTTTCTAAACACCAAATTTGATTCAAAATTATCTTATAACATCAACTCTAAAATTAAAATTGCTGCAACATATAACTCTGAATCATCCGATAATTTAGAAGAATCAATAAACAACAATGTAGCAACATTTAACAACAACTTCTTTGGATTACAATTCAGTTATAATATCCCTAAAAATGATTATTTCTTTAACAACAAGTTTTCACTAGAAATTAATCCGACTTTTGGAACAAGAAAGCACAACAATACAAACACTAATCAATTTAAGATAGAAGCATCTACCTCTTATATTTGGGACATAAACAGACGGAACAGTTTCTTTGTAAAAAACGTTTCAGGACATTTAAACTCTACTACTTATTTAGATAACGAAATTTTTAGAATCGGAGGATCTAATTCACTAAGAGGTTTTAACGAACAAAGTATTTTTACAAATAGTTACTCCTATTTTAATTTAGAATTAAGACACCTCAACTCAAACACTTCATACTTTTATAGTATCACAGACTATGGAATTCTAAAAGATAATAAATTATTAGGTTTAGGGTTAGGATATCGATTTAAAAAAAACAATTCCATATTTAACTTAAACACAGTAATTGGTAATAGTTTAAATGACAGTTTTAAATTAAAGAATCCTCAACTAAATGTCAATTGGAAGACATTTTTTTAAATTTAAATTATCATTTACTTATTTTTAACTAATTATTTTTACCATTTTAACATTTTTAACATTTTTTTCATAATTTTTTATTGTTAGTTTATTTTATTTTTTCATATTTGACTTAACTAATTCAAATTAAATAAATAATGAAAACAACGTTTAAAGAAATTTTAACACTATTACTAGTGTTAGTTGTGCACACAAAAATACTTGCACAAGAAAAAACAGTTTCTGGAACAGTATCTGAAGAAACTGGTCCCTTACCTAGCGTAAGTGTTTCTATAAAAGGAACCGGAAAGGGTACTGAAACAGATTTTGATGGTAAATTTACTATTATAGCTAAACCAGGAGATATCTTGAGTTTTAGTTATGTTGGCTACAAAACTATTGAAAAGACTATAGGCAGCTCTTCCATTATTAATGTTACAATGATTGAAGACTCTAGTGTACTAGAAGAAATTGTAGTTACTGCCTATGGTATTAAAAGAGAAAAGAAATCCATAGGTTACGCTCAGCAAACCGTAAAAGGTGATGCAATTGGTAAAGCCCGTGAAATGGATATTTCTAATTCTATAGCTGGTAAAATATCTGGTGTACAAATAGTTGGTAATAATAGTTCTACTTTTGGAACTTCGGAAATTAAGCTTCGTGGTGAAGACAATGTACTTTATGTTGTAGATGGTATTAGAATAACAGATATAACAGATATTAACCCAGACAATGTTGCTTCTATGTCTGTTTTAAAAGGTGGTTCTGCAACAGCTCTTTATGGACCAGATGGAGTAAATGGTGTTGTAGTAATTACAACTAAAAAAGGAGAAAAAGGTAAAGCTACGTTTCAAATTAACCACGCTACATCATTTAATACTGTAACTAATTTACCAGAATATCAAAATGAATATGGTGGTGGATACTCTCAAACCTTCAATACATTTTCATACGACCCTACAATAGACCCTGTTTCTTGGGCTGCATTTGATGGTCAAAAAATAGTAGAATATTATGCTGATGAAAGCTGGGGACCTAAATTAGATGGTACTCTAGTACGTCATTGGGATTCTTGGATTGAAGATAGCCCAGAATTTGGACAACTTAGAGCTTGGAGCCCTACACCTAATGATGTAGACCATTTTTTTTCTACAGGAATCACAAACAATACTACTTTTTCTTTTTCTAAAGCAGACGAAGATTATAGTATTAGAACATCTCTTACT contains:
- the rpsL gene encoding 30S ribosomal protein S12, with product MPTIQQLVRKGRTKITKKSKSAALSSCPQRRGVCTRVYTTTPKKPNSAMRKVARVRLTNGNEINAYIPGEGHNLQEHSIVLVRGGRVKDLPGVKYHVVRGALDTAGVEGRTQRRSKYGAKRPKK
- the fusA gene encoding elongation factor G, yielding MARNLKFTRNIGIAAHIDAGKTTTTERILYYTGVSHKIGEVHDGAATMDWMEQEQERGITITSAATTCTWEFPIENGAKTPDTKGYHFNIIDTPGHVDFTVEVNRSLRVLDGLVFLFSAVDGVEPQSETNWRLADNYKVPRIGFVNKMDRQGSDFLGVCQQVKDMLKSNAVPIVLNIGDEDEFKGVIDLVKNRAIVWHDETQGATFDVIDIPEDMKEEARKYRALLIEEVASYDENLLEKFMEDEDSITEEEVHAALRAAVMDMAIIPMICGSAFKNKGVQFLLDAVCRYLPSPTDKEGIVGTNPDTGLEELRKPDVKEPFAALAFKIATDPFVGRLAFFRAYSGRLDAGSYVLNNRSAKKERISRIYQMHANKQNAIDYIEAGDIGAAVGFKSIKTGDTLTDEKHPIVLESMDFPDPVIGIAVEPKTKADVDRLGIGLGKLAEEDPTFTVRSDEASGQTIISGMGELHLDVIVDRLKREFKVEVNQGQPQVEYKEAITAAADHREVYKKQSGGRGKFADIVFTMEPADEGVQGLQFESIIKGGNVPREFVPSVEKGFKEAMKNGPLAGYEMDSMKVTLKDGSFHAVDSDQLSFELAAKLGYKAAAKAAKAKIMEPLMKLEVLTPEENMGDIVGDLNRRRGQVNDMSDRNGSKVVKALVPLSEMFGYVTALRTMSSGRATSTMEFSHYAETPSNVSEEVIAKSKG
- the rpsJ gene encoding 30S ribosomal protein S10, giving the protein MSQKIRIKLKSYDYNLVDKSAEKIVKTVKSTGAVVNGPIPLPTHKKIFTVLRSPHVNKKSREQFQLAAYKRLLDIYSSSSKTIDALMKLELPSGVEVEIKV
- a CDS encoding ShlB/FhaC/HecB family hemolysin secretion/activation protein — translated: MQNNSFDGIVNFASKEDGGVLFNGNLDLKLNNILNTGEKFELFWNRIGNEREEFTLSSETPYIFNSKFTPFVSLSIYKQDSTFLNTKFDSKLSYNINSKIKIAATYNSESSDNLEESINNNVATFNNNFFGLQFSYNIPKNDYFFNNKFSLEINPTFGTRKHNNTNTNQFKIEASTSYIWDINRRNSFFVKNVSGHLNSTTYLDNEIFRIGGSNSLRGFNEQSIFTNSYSYFNLELRHLNSNTSYFYSITDYGILKDNKLLGLGLGYRFKKNNSIFNLNTVIGNSLNDSFKLKNPQLNVNWKTFF
- the rpsG gene encoding 30S ribosomal protein S7, which gives rise to MRKRAAKKRVLLPDPKFNDQLVTRFVNNLMWSGKKSVAFKVFYDAMDIVEERKGEGEEKTALEIWKEGLSNVMPHVEVRSRRVGGATFQIPMQIRPDRKVSMAIKWMILYTRKRNEKTMAQRLAAEILAAAKEEGAAVKKRVDTHKMAEANKAFSHFRF